From the Prunus dulcis chromosome 4, ALMONDv2, whole genome shotgun sequence genome, one window contains:
- the LOC117624235 gene encoding (-)-alpha-pinene synthase-like, translated as MALEAGSTAQSQNSEADQIVRRTANYQPSIWADQFMNYDSEDTINYAHKQEEVDELKLVVRREVFTTSGDDFSNQMKLIDAIQRLGVAYHFEKEIEEALEHIYAANHFHDDDGDGDLYNVSLGFRLLRQQGHNVSCGIFNKFKDSKNGGFKESLIADVPGMLSFYEATHLRVHGEDILEEALVFTTKHLESATTHVSYQLAEQIAQALERPLRKSLERLCARRFMSIYQDEASHNEALLKLAKSDFNLVQSLHKQELSEIIRWWKELDFGRKLPFARNRIVELYCWILGVYFEPQYLVGRKFVTKIIALMSVMDDIYDAFGTFAELEIFTEAIHQRWHANCMDGLPDYMQIFFHTLLNVFNEIEEEMVKEGRAYRAHYAKEAWKTTAKAYFDEAKWFHEGCIPSMEEYMRVAATSAASFALSTTSLVGMGDIVTKESFE; from the exons ATGGCTCTAGAAGCTGGTTCAACAGCTCAATCACAAAATTCTGAGGCTGATCAAATTGTTCGACGGACAGCAAATTACCAACCGAGCATTTGGGCGGATCAGTTTATGAATTATGATTCAGAAGACACT ATAAATTATGCCCATAAGCAAGAAGAAGTTGATGAACTGAAACTAGTAGTGAGGAGGGAAGTGTTCACAACCAGTGGAGATGATTTTTCAAATCAGATGAAACTAATTGATGCAATCCAGCGCCTCGGCGTGGCGTACCACTTCGAAAAGGAAATAGAAGAAGCACTGGAACATATATATGCTGCAAATCATTtccatgatgatgatggtgatggtgaccTATACAATGTTTCCCTTGGTTTTCGGCTATTAAGACAACAAGGACATAATGTTTCATGCG GAATATTCAACAAGTTCAAAGATAGTAAAAATGGAGGCTTCAAGGAAAGCTTAATTGCTGATGTGCCGGGAATGCTAAGCTTTTATGAAGCAACGCATCTGAGGGTGCATGGAGAAGATATACTAGAAGAGGCTCTTGTTTTCACGACAAAACATCTGGAGTCGGCAACAACCCATGTAAGCTATCAACTGGCAGAACAAATAGCTCAAGCCCTAGAGAGACCTCTCCGAAAGAGTCTCGAGAGGTTATGCGCCCGTCGGTTCATGTCCATCTACCAAGATGAAGCTTCACATAATGAAGCTCTATTAAAACTTGCCAAGTCAGATTTCAATCTTGTTCAGTCTTTGCATAAACAGGAGCTCAGTGAGATTATTAG GTGGTGGAAAGAACTAGACTTCGGAAGGAAGCTGCCTTTTGCAAGAAACAGAATTGTGGAGTTATACTGCTGGATTTTGGGGGTCTATTTTGAGCCCCAATACCTTGTTGGAAGAAAATTTGTCACAAAAATTATTGCCCTGATGTCTGTAATGGATGATATCTACGACGCGTTCGGTACATTTGCAGAACTTGAGATCTTTACCGAAGCAATTCATCAAAG ATGGCATGCCAATTGCATGGATGGACTGCCAGACTACATGCAAATATTCTTCCATACGCTTTTGAATGTTTTCAATGAAATTGAGGAGGAGATGGTGAAGGAAGGAAGAGCATACCGAGCTCACTATGCAAAAGAAGCT TGGAAAACTACTGCCAAGGCTTACTTTGATGAGGCCAAATGGTTCCACGAAGGATGCATCCCAAGCATGGAGGAGTATATGCGTGTTGCTGCAACTTCTGCTGCTAGCTTCGCACTTTCAACTACATCTTTAGTTGGCATGGGAGATATTGTAACCAAGGAGTCCTTTGAGTAA